The following proteins are co-located in the Mesorhizobium australicum WSM2073 genome:
- a CDS encoding bifunctional salicylyl-CoA 5-hydroxylase/oxidoreductase: MKVAVLGGGPAGLYFAISMKLRDAAHDVTVFERNRADDTFGWGVVLSAETLDNLAENDPVSAVWIKKHFAYWDDIAVVHDGVRTVSSGHGFCGIGRKRLLILLQRRARELGVKLMFETDIADPRPYMESHDLVVAADGLNSKARNTFVDIFKPDIDTRKCKFVWLGTHQKFDDAFTFIFEKTEHGWVWAHAYQFDSDTATFIVECSEQTWAAFGFGAMSQQESIAVCERIFAKHLGGHALMTNANHIRGSAWINFPRVLCERWSYKNLALMGDAAASAHFSIGSGTKLALESAVALAEYVETEPDLDAAFSKYEDARRTEVLKLQSAARNSLEWFEEVERYLGLDPVQFNYSLLTRSQRISHENLRLRDAEWLGGAEEWFQRQAGAGGNRLRRAPMFAPFKLRDMRLLNRVVVSPMAQYKAVDGCPTDWHFTHYAERAKGGAGLIYIEMTCVSPEGRITPGCPGFYAPEHEAAWKRLVGFVHTETEAKICAQIGHSGAKGSTRLGWEGTDVPLASGNWPVMAASAVAWSPQNQVPKAMDRADMDRVRDEFVASAQMADRCGFDMLEIHAAHGYLLSSFITPVTNRRTDAYGGSLENRMRYPLEVFHAVRAAWPAHKPISMRISANDWVGIEGVTPADAVEIARLLHEAGVDICDVSAGQTSVLAKPVYGRMFQTPFSDRIRNEVGMATMAVGNIYEPDHVNSILMAGRADLVALARPHLADPYWTLHAAVTLGDRGVKWPDPYLPGRDQLYRLAERDAAAGLKV, encoded by the coding sequence ATGAAGGTTGCGGTTCTCGGCGGCGGACCAGCCGGCCTTTACTTCGCCATTTCGATGAAGCTTAGGGACGCCGCGCATGATGTGACGGTGTTCGAGCGCAACCGCGCCGACGACACGTTCGGCTGGGGCGTGGTCCTGTCGGCCGAGACGCTCGACAATCTTGCTGAGAATGATCCGGTCAGCGCCGTCTGGATCAAGAAGCATTTCGCGTATTGGGACGACATCGCCGTGGTCCATGACGGCGTTCGCACTGTATCCTCAGGCCACGGCTTCTGCGGCATCGGCCGCAAGCGGCTCTTGATCCTGTTGCAGCGGCGCGCGCGCGAGCTCGGCGTCAAGCTGATGTTCGAGACCGACATCGCCGATCCCCGGCCCTACATGGAAAGCCATGACCTGGTCGTCGCCGCCGACGGGCTGAACTCGAAGGCACGCAACACATTCGTCGACATCTTCAAGCCAGACATCGACACCCGCAAATGCAAGTTCGTGTGGCTCGGCACTCACCAGAAATTCGACGACGCGTTTACTTTCATTTTCGAAAAGACCGAGCACGGTTGGGTGTGGGCGCACGCCTACCAGTTCGACAGCGACACCGCGACCTTCATCGTCGAATGCAGCGAACAGACCTGGGCCGCCTTCGGCTTCGGCGCGATGTCGCAGCAGGAGTCCATCGCGGTGTGCGAGCGCATCTTTGCCAAGCATCTTGGCGGCCACGCGCTGATGACCAACGCCAACCATATCCGTGGCTCGGCCTGGATCAACTTCCCGCGCGTGCTGTGCGAGCGCTGGTCCTACAAGAATCTGGCGCTGATGGGCGACGCGGCGGCTTCGGCCCATTTCTCGATCGGCTCCGGCACCAAGCTGGCGCTGGAAAGCGCGGTGGCGCTGGCCGAGTATGTCGAAACCGAACCGGACCTCGACGCCGCCTTCAGCAAGTATGAGGACGCGCGCCGCACCGAGGTGCTGAAGCTGCAGTCGGCGGCGCGCAATTCGCTGGAATGGTTCGAGGAGGTCGAGCGCTATCTCGGCCTCGATCCGGTGCAGTTCAACTATTCGCTTTTGACCCGCTCGCAACGCATCAGCCACGAGAATCTGCGGCTGCGCGATGCCGAATGGCTGGGCGGCGCCGAAGAATGGTTCCAGCGCCAGGCGGGTGCCGGTGGCAACAGGCTGCGCCGGGCGCCGATGTTCGCGCCGTTCAAGCTGCGCGACATGCGGCTGCTAAACCGCGTCGTTGTCTCGCCGATGGCGCAGTACAAGGCCGTCGACGGGTGCCCGACGGACTGGCATTTCACCCACTATGCCGAGCGTGCCAAGGGCGGCGCCGGGCTCATCTATATCGAGATGACTTGCGTCAGTCCGGAAGGGCGCATCACGCCCGGCTGCCCGGGCTTCTACGCGCCTGAACATGAGGCGGCTTGGAAACGGCTGGTCGGCTTCGTCCATACCGAGACCGAAGCGAAGATCTGCGCGCAGATCGGCCATTCCGGCGCCAAGGGTTCGACCCGGCTCGGCTGGGAAGGAACAGACGTACCGCTGGCATCAGGCAACTGGCCAGTCATGGCGGCATCCGCCGTGGCGTGGTCGCCGCAGAATCAGGTGCCGAAGGCGATGGACCGCGCCGACATGGACAGAGTGCGCGACGAGTTCGTGGCTTCGGCGCAGATGGCCGATCGCTGCGGCTTCGACATGTTGGAGATCCACGCCGCCCATGGCTATCTCCTGTCGTCCTTCATCACGCCGGTCACCAACCGCCGCACGGACGCCTATGGCGGTTCGCTGGAAAACCGCATGCGCTATCCCCTCGAGGTTTTCCACGCGGTGCGCGCCGCCTGGCCGGCGCACAAGCCGATCTCGATGCGTATTTCTGCCAATGACTGGGTCGGCATCGAAGGCGTGACACCCGCCGACGCGGTCGAGATCGCGCGGCTGTTGCATGAGGCCGGCGTCGACATTTGCGACGTCTCGGCAGGACAAACTTCGGTGCTGGCAAAGCCGGTCTATGGCCGCATGTTCCAGACGCCGTTTTCCGACCGCATCCGCAACGAGGTCGGCATGGCGACGATGGCGGTCGGCAACATCTACGAGCCGGACCATGTCAATTCGATCCTGATGGCCGGCCGCGCCGACCTTGTGGCACTGGCGAGGCCGCATCTCGCCGATCCGTACTGGACATTGCACGCGGCCGTCACGCTCGGCGACCGCGGAGTCAAATGGCCGGATCCCTATCTGCCCGGCCGCGACCAGCTCTACCGGCTGGCCGAGCGCGATGCGGCGGCGGGGCTGAAAGTATGA